A window from Gottschalkiaceae bacterium SANA encodes these proteins:
- the xylF gene encoding D-xylose ABC transporter substrate-binding protein yields the protein MMKNWKWIVFGLFLLVVGGMFIRFYQEPEGPLPTGEEEAYTIGLSFDSLVVERWQRDMETFVSYANEKQINVNVQIANDDVKLQKKQIKALIQAKVDLLVILPSKFDAFVEELRLAEREGIKVIAYDRLLTGGDIDLYLSFDDKKIGENLANEVLEGIGQTTDGKKKIVIINGDPDDFNSNLINEGIKNRFDQSDSDSVDIIAEVWAAGWREGKAFDIIEKTLNQGMRIDGIIAANDTLATGAIQALAERSLAGKVVVAGQDAELSACQRIIEGTQRATIYKPINAMSRAAVDYGLLLMKDQAIDYQESIDNDYQGNVVPYIKLETIVVDQENMDEIIIESGFHDRQSVYINANIE from the coding sequence ATGATGAAGAATTGGAAATGGATTGTTTTTGGACTTTTTTTGCTTGTTGTGGGTGGAATGTTCATCCGTTTTTATCAGGAACCAGAAGGACCTCTTCCCACGGGTGAAGAGGAAGCTTATACCATCGGGCTTTCATTTGATAGCCTTGTGGTGGAGCGATGGCAAAGGGATATGGAAACCTTTGTTTCCTATGCCAATGAAAAGCAAATCAATGTGAATGTGCAAATTGCCAATGACGATGTGAAATTGCAAAAAAAGCAAATTAAGGCATTGATTCAAGCCAAAGTTGATTTGCTGGTGATTCTGCCAAGCAAATTTGATGCATTTGTGGAGGAATTGCGGCTGGCGGAACGTGAGGGAATTAAAGTGATCGCTTACGATCGACTTTTGACCGGGGGTGATATCGATTTATATTTGTCTTTTGATGACAAGAAGATTGGAGAAAACCTGGCCAATGAGGTTTTAGAAGGAATTGGACAAACGACAGACGGCAAGAAAAAGATTGTTATTATAAATGGTGATCCTGATGATTTTAATTCCAATCTGATTAATGAGGGAATCAAAAATAGGTTCGATCAATCGGATTCCGATTCAGTCGATATTATTGCGGAAGTATGGGCTGCCGGCTGGAGGGAAGGGAAGGCTTTTGATATCATAGAAAAAACATTGAATCAAGGGATGCGAATTGACGGTATTATCGCAGCCAATGACACCTTGGCAACAGGAGCAATCCAAGCATTGGCTGAAAGGAGTCTTGCAGGAAAGGTTGTTGTAGCTGGACAGGATGCCGAATTGTCGGCATGCCAGCGAATCATTGAGGGGACGCAAAGGGCAACGATCTATAAACCGATTAATGCCATGTCTAGGGCAGCTGTTGACTACGGCCTTTTATTGATGAAAGATCAGGCTATTGACTATCAGGAGTCTATCGACAATGATTATCAGGGCAATGTGGTCCCCTATATTAAACTTGAAACGATTGTGGTTGATCAAGAGAATATGGATGAAATTATTATTGAATCAGGCTTTCATGATCGGCAATCGGTGTATATCAATGCGAATATAGAATAA
- a CDS encoding CPBP family intramembrane metalloprotease, translating into MNMEPKSRVSQFLLLTFAITWICWGAVVIANQFGHLQYGRPLAMILFLIGGNGPPIVSYFLLKRWGEIDGFKSFIKKNFQFKSDAKHYILIFCFLVLHFLLPLAMGASNQTVALYMGLAYIPVNIIGGGLEEIGWRGILQPELEKRIPFVPATIMVALIWAVWHLPLWAIIGTYQSTISFSMFAVSVFGFSFVLATIRKVTSSVFLCILFHAITNSFNGVFMLEQDISTVLTIILEIGVSLGVFFWWSKRKLKHEFQPNL; encoded by the coding sequence ATGAACATGGAGCCCAAATCAAGAGTATCTCAATTTTTGTTATTGACCTTTGCCATTACCTGGATCTGCTGGGGAGCAGTGGTAATTGCCAATCAGTTTGGACACTTGCAATATGGTAGGCCCCTTGCTATGATTCTATTTTTGATTGGCGGCAATGGACCACCAATTGTTTCCTATTTCTTGCTGAAGCGATGGGGAGAAATTGATGGATTTAAGTCCTTTATCAAAAAGAACTTTCAATTTAAAAGCGATGCAAAACATTATATACTAATTTTCTGTTTCTTGGTTCTTCATTTTCTACTTCCCCTTGCCATGGGTGCGTCCAATCAAACGGTAGCCCTCTACATGGGATTGGCCTATATTCCTGTAAATATTATTGGCGGTGGACTTGAGGAGATTGGCTGGCGAGGGATCCTTCAACCGGAGCTCGAAAAGAGAATCCCTTTTGTACCTGCCACAATCATGGTAGCCTTGATTTGGGCCGTTTGGCACTTGCCGCTATGGGCAATAATTGGCACCTATCAATCAACCATTAGTTTTTCCATGTTTGCTGTGAGTGTCTTTGGCTTTTCCTTTGTACTAGCTACAATTCGAAAAGTCACCAGCAGTGTTTTTCTTTGTATTCTTTTTCATGCGATCACCAATAGTTTTAATGGCGTGTTTATGTTGGAACAAGATATCAGCACGGTCCTAACTATTATCCTGGAAATTGGTGTGAGCCTTGGAGTGTTCTTCTGGTGGTCAAAGCGAAAGCTCAAACATGAATTTCAACCAAATCTGTAA
- the chvE gene encoding sugar ABC transporter substrate-binding protein: MKKFSKIMIAALIVLLVIPVLGGCASSEPAANGEEKSLVIGVSLPTQREERWVKDKDAMVAYAEELGYEIKVQIADADQAQQTQQVENLLTQGIDILILAPHDASASAELIKKAHEENVPVISYDRLVTSSDSLDYYLSFDNEAVGRLQGEYFVNTVESGTIMLFAGAPTDNNAKLFFQGAMSVIQPKIDSGDYKVIGGTEFQQVATDNWVPANAQNRASNILTANADEDVVGVLAPNDGTAGGIIEAFKAAGLNVPVVTGQDSELAAVKRIRSGEQAMTIFKDTRALAKAAIDMAVTIGNGETVETNGMVDNGSIEVKSVLLEPKVVTQDNFQELLVDSGYINADELN; this comes from the coding sequence ATGAAAAAGTTTTCTAAGATTATGATTGCAGCGCTTATTGTTCTACTCGTGATTCCAGTGTTGGGCGGATGCGCATCAAGCGAACCGGCAGCAAATGGAGAGGAAAAATCATTGGTAATTGGCGTTTCACTTCCAACCCAACGAGAAGAGCGATGGGTAAAGGATAAAGACGCGATGGTAGCATACGCTGAAGAGTTGGGCTATGAAATTAAAGTTCAAATCGCCGATGCCGATCAAGCGCAACAAACACAACAAGTTGAAAACCTGTTGACTCAAGGTATTGATATTCTGATCCTTGCACCACATGATGCATCTGCATCAGCGGAATTGATTAAGAAAGCCCATGAAGAAAATGTACCGGTTATTTCTTATGATCGCTTGGTAACATCTTCTGATTCTCTTGACTACTACCTGTCATTTGATAATGAAGCAGTTGGTCGATTGCAAGGTGAATACTTTGTGAATACGGTTGAGTCTGGAACCATTATGTTATTTGCAGGCGCACCGACAGACAACAATGCCAAATTGTTCTTCCAAGGCGCAATGAGCGTTATCCAACCGAAAATTGATAGCGGCGATTACAAAGTAATTGGCGGAACTGAATTCCAACAAGTAGCAACAGATAACTGGGTACCTGCAAATGCCCAAAATAGAGCATCAAATATTTTAACTGCGAATGCAGACGAAGATGTTGTTGGTGTTTTGGCGCCAAATGATGGAACTGCGGGTGGAATTATTGAAGCATTTAAAGCCGCTGGTTTGAATGTACCGGTTGTAACTGGCCAAGATTCTGAATTAGCAGCAGTCAAACGAATTCGTTCTGGCGAGCAAGCAATGACAATTTTTAAAGATACAAGAGCCTTAGCGAAAGCGGCGATTGATATGGCAGTCACTATTGGGAATGGAGAAACTGTTGAAACCAATGGTATGGTTGATAACGGATCAATCGAAGTGAAGTCCGTATTGCTTGAGCCAAAAGTGGTTACGCAAGACAACTTCCAAGAATTGCTTGTAGATAGCGGATATATTAACGCAGACGAATTAAACTAA
- a CDS encoding IS110 family transposase, with protein MIYVGIDVAKDKHDCFIVNSDGEVIKDVFTFKNNLEGFTQFFSAIPDVPLDKIKVGLEATGHYSINLTNFISNHHLPLVILNPLQTNLFRKAQTLRKSKTDKIDAKLIALMLQTGNFESHTNLSYHLAELKSLTRHKSRIKENLSKYKISLVRMTDIMFPELASVVYSINQTSTYAILRAFPSTQAIASAHLTKLTTLLHHASHGKYGKIKALEIRQAARISIGSESRALSFELIQIVHFIEYYKQEIAQIDKEIKSIMDELESPILSFPGISYGLGSIILAEVGDIRRFSSPAKLLAFAGLEPSTHESGKFVGSNMRMVKRGSPYLRWALLEAARLVAMRDQTFKDYYQKKKAEGKHHYVALSHVAKKLVRVLYHILVNNLTFQPQI; from the coding sequence ATGATTTATGTTGGCATCGATGTTGCCAAAGACAAGCACGATTGCTTTATCGTAAACTCGGATGGTGAAGTTATCAAAGATGTTTTTACTTTCAAGAACAATTTGGAAGGTTTCACGCAGTTTTTCTCTGCGATCCCCGATGTTCCTTTGGACAAAATAAAGGTGGGACTAGAAGCTACTGGTCATTACAGCATTAATCTCACGAATTTCATTAGCAATCATCACCTACCACTAGTAATTCTCAATCCGCTTCAAACCAACCTTTTCAGAAAAGCTCAAACGCTTAGAAAAAGCAAAACGGACAAGATCGATGCTAAACTTATCGCTTTAATGTTGCAAACGGGTAACTTCGAATCCCACACAAATTTATCATATCATCTGGCAGAATTAAAGTCACTCACTCGACATAAATCTAGAATTAAAGAAAATCTCTCCAAGTATAAAATTTCACTGGTACGAATGACAGATATTATGTTTCCAGAACTTGCTTCGGTTGTTTATTCGATCAATCAAACGTCGACCTATGCGATTCTAAGAGCTTTCCCGTCTACACAAGCGATTGCTTCTGCTCACCTTACCAAACTCACAACCCTACTGCATCATGCGTCTCATGGCAAATATGGCAAAATTAAGGCACTTGAAATCCGACAAGCTGCGAGAATATCCATTGGCTCTGAGAGCCGTGCACTCAGCTTTGAACTCATCCAGATCGTGCACTTTATTGAATACTACAAGCAAGAAATTGCTCAGATTGATAAAGAGATCAAATCTATCATGGATGAATTGGAAAGCCCGATCCTGAGCTTCCCAGGTATCTCTTATGGATTGGGATCTATCATCCTAGCTGAGGTTGGCGATATTCGAAGATTCTCTTCTCCAGCTAAGCTGCTAGCCTTTGCTGGTCTGGAGCCCTCCACTCATGAATCAGGAAAATTTGTGGGATCGAACATGAGAATGGTAAAACGCGGGTCACCATATTTGCGATGGGCACTTCTTGAAGCTGCTAGACTCGTTGCTATGAGAGACCAAACTTTTAAAGACTATTATCAGAAAAAGAAAGCTGAAGGTAAGCATCATTATGTTGCTCTGTCTCATGTCGCAAAAAAACTTGTCCGTGTTCTTTACCACATTTTAGTCAATAATCTAACTTTTCAACCTCAAATTTAG
- a CDS encoding phosphatase, whose translation MKLVMDLHTHTVASSHAFSTLKENIEAAAEKGLVVMGTSDHGGGMPGAAHPYMFSNYRVVRPQIMGVRILRGIEANIVNYEGEIDITPFVLSKVEYVIASIHQPCYTIGSRDENTNAFIHAMKNPHVNIIGHSDDDRIPVDFDRLAKAAKETGVALELNNSSLVANSVRKNGRVNAKAMLIAAKKHGAQILLGSDAHIYLDVGRFDEALELIKEVNFPEKLIINTSVEKLNKLINHE comes from the coding sequence TTGAAACTAGTAATGGATTTACACACACATACCGTGGCGAGTAGCCATGCCTTTAGTACCTTGAAGGAAAATATTGAAGCGGCAGCTGAAAAAGGACTAGTAGTAATGGGAACCAGCGACCATGGCGGCGGCATGCCGGGGGCGGCACACCCCTATATGTTTTCGAATTACCGTGTGGTGCGACCTCAAATAATGGGGGTTCGAATTTTACGTGGGATCGAAGCGAATATTGTCAATTATGAGGGAGAGATTGATATTACACCATTTGTCTTAAGTAAGGTGGAATATGTAATTGCCAGCATTCATCAACCTTGTTATACCATTGGTTCTAGGGATGAGAATACCAATGCTTTTATTCATGCCATGAAAAATCCTCATGTAAATATTATTGGACATTCTGACGATGATCGCATTCCCGTTGATTTTGATCGTTTGGCCAAGGCTGCCAAGGAAACCGGAGTTGCCTTGGAATTGAACAACTCTTCCCTGGTAGCGAATTCGGTTCGAAAAAACGGTAGAGTAAATGCAAAGGCGATGTTGATTGCGGCAAAAAAACATGGTGCGCAGATTCTTCTTGGTAGTGATGCACATATTTACTTGGATGTTGGACGATTCGATGAAGCCCTTGAACTAATAAAAGAAGTAAACTTTCCAGAAAAACTGATTATTAATACGAGTGTAGAGAAGTTGAACAAACTGATCAATCATGAATAA
- a CDS encoding TetR/AcrR family transcriptional regulator → MQTKKEEIQQAIFKSAENEFLEKGFEKASLRQIVKKAGTSLGNFYNYYENKEALFVSIVEGAYIGMMQLVNNHNQWEGNDVLLDLTDVAVWRRELRRLILPIVPAITTPFVILIEGSQGTQFAHAKEDLLAMMEEHFMEHIEEFNPKYPNPQMAKVMAEQLIFGLVMIVKNHKDDEMRQQLIIEEILFFAIGIMGILKTS, encoded by the coding sequence ATGCAAACAAAAAAGGAAGAAATTCAACAAGCAATATTCAAATCGGCTGAAAATGAATTCCTTGAGAAGGGATTTGAAAAAGCATCTTTGCGCCAGATTGTCAAAAAGGCAGGTACAAGCCTAGGCAATTTCTATAACTACTATGAAAACAAGGAAGCGCTATTTGTTAGTATTGTAGAAGGTGCTTATATAGGAATGATGCAGTTGGTCAACAATCATAATCAATGGGAAGGCAATGATGTCCTATTGGATCTTACTGATGTGGCAGTTTGGCGAAGAGAGTTGAGACGGTTGATTCTACCCATTGTGCCAGCTATTACGACTCCTTTTGTCATTTTGATTGAAGGTAGCCAAGGTACTCAGTTTGCCCATGCAAAAGAAGACTTGCTCGCTATGATGGAGGAGCATTTTATGGAGCATATCGAAGAATTTAATCCGAAATATCCCAACCCGCAAATGGCGAAGGTGATGGCGGAGCAATTGATCTTCGGATTGGTGATGATTGTAAAGAACCATAAAGATGATGAGATGAGGCAACAATTGATTATCGAAGAAATTCTTTTTTTTGCAATTGGCATTATGGGGATTCTAAAGACGTCTTAG
- a CDS encoding response regulator, producing the protein MYRILIIDDEAIVLDTYTHIIKNNYDNIEVETARTGVEGLLKLEAFRPHVVITDIRMPGMSGLEFIKEARTFDQTVKILIVSAYEQFEYAHESFKYNVEDYILKPVTKKKLMETIGKTIGTIEKENQRRDKELESIERYYKSIGLLESNFLINIVQGRKFSHHLYREIFSLKLKRGRFITIQFPTLKETTNWNTVEDYHAKIQECSEYLKIQIKYSFQCLIGNLAIDRIYLYLESEDGESNDNLFHFFEKIQKNILKKFGLSTRISIGSKKELAEIFASYEETIYNLTYSRKNVEIFLGRHAVDHDIEVFVELLEKVYEYFLQKNEKMTSVLRKAVRLYEPLLVAHEEQMVRALMETYILIYRLARETNIVSKEVYQSKVYLNEFLNLTAIAKIVDFDKNIRIFFKLYKNLESANFSEITVQALELIEAHRFETVSLENAAREIGVTPQYLSRIFKIDTSKSFKEYHKELRMGEAKKLLAADQLSIREISDQLGFNDYNYFIRTFKKTVGCTPTEYRG; encoded by the coding sequence ATGTATAGAATATTGATCATTGATGATGAAGCAATTGTATTGGACACCTATACGCATATTATAAAAAACAACTACGACAATATCGAGGTTGAAACGGCGCGAACGGGTGTAGAGGGGCTATTGAAACTGGAAGCCTTTAGACCTCATGTGGTGATTACAGATATTCGGATGCCAGGCATGAGTGGATTAGAGTTTATTAAAGAAGCCAGAACATTTGATCAGACAGTGAAAATTTTAATTGTATCCGCTTACGAGCAATTTGAATATGCTCATGAATCTTTCAAATACAATGTAGAGGACTATATCTTAAAACCCGTCACGAAAAAGAAATTGATGGAGACGATCGGCAAAACAATTGGGACGATTGAAAAGGAAAACCAACGAAGAGATAAAGAGTTGGAGAGTATTGAGAGGTATTATAAATCGATTGGGCTTTTGGAGAGTAACTTTTTGATTAATATTGTTCAAGGTAGAAAGTTTTCACATCATCTATATCGCGAAATCTTTTCCTTGAAGTTGAAGCGAGGGAGATTTATAACCATTCAGTTTCCGACGCTAAAAGAGACAACCAATTGGAATACGGTTGAAGATTATCATGCGAAAATTCAGGAGTGTTCTGAATACTTGAAAATTCAAATCAAGTATAGTTTTCAATGTTTGATCGGTAATCTTGCAATCGATCGTATTTATCTATACTTGGAATCAGAAGACGGAGAATCGAACGATAATTTGTTTCATTTTTTCGAAAAAATTCAGAAAAATATTCTTAAAAAGTTCGGACTTAGCACACGGATTTCCATTGGAAGCAAGAAGGAGCTTGCAGAAATCTTCGCTTCTTATGAAGAAACCATCTACAATTTAACCTATAGTCGAAAAAATGTTGAAATTTTTCTTGGACGTCACGCGGTGGATCATGACATCGAGGTATTTGTAGAGTTGCTGGAGAAAGTTTATGAATATTTTCTTCAAAAAAATGAGAAGATGACAAGTGTATTGAGAAAAGCGGTTCGTCTTTATGAGCCCTTGTTGGTTGCTCACGAGGAACAGATGGTTCGTGCATTGATGGAAACGTATATTTTGATCTATCGGCTTGCAAGGGAAACGAACATTGTATCCAAAGAAGTCTATCAATCAAAAGTATATCTAAATGAATTTTTGAATTTGACAGCCATTGCAAAAATTGTAGACTTTGATAAAAATATTCGAATTTTCTTTAAACTTTATAAGAATTTGGAAAGTGCTAATTTCTCTGAAATTACAGTACAAGCTCTTGAATTGATTGAAGCGCATCGTTTTGAAACGGTATCTCTTGAGAATGCCGCTAGGGAAATTGGGGTTACACCTCAATATTTGAGTCGAATATTTAAGATTGATACATCGAAGAGCTTTAAGGAATACCATAAAGAACTGCGGATGGGGGAAGCGAAAAAATTGCTCGCTGCCGATCAATTATCGATTCGAGAAATCAGTGACCAACTTGGATTTAATGATTACAACTATTTTATTCGAACGTTCAAAAAAACCGTTGGGTGTACACCAACGGAGTATAGAGGGTGA
- the gguB gene encoding sugar ABC transporter permease has product MDKKQKNLNTLTNLMKGNIRQYGMFIALFVIMVIFNILTKGTFVSARNLTNLYLQTGYIAVLATGMVLVIIAGHIDLSVGSIAAFTGAIAAILQVKMGLPTIPTVLITLLVGALIGCWQGFWIAYRKVPAFIVTLASMLMFRGAVIAITKGQTIGPFSDSFNRMSVGYLPDIANFEGIHLLSLLIGVVGIVIYAVMEFNKREKRRGYGFEVLPIQFFIGKLILVSGLILAFILSMALYKGIPYTVIIVVLLIGLYTFITTKTPLGRHVYAIGGNLEAARLSGISARKTLFKVFVSMGTLAALSGMIYSARLNSAAPSAGNLFELDAIAASFIGGASASGGVGTVFGAIIGALVMASINNGMSLLNLDISYQYLIKGLVLLLAVWFDISTRNKNK; this is encoded by the coding sequence ATGGATAAAAAACAAAAAAACCTAAATACACTTACTAACTTGATGAAAGGCAATATACGGCAGTACGGGATGTTTATCGCCCTTTTTGTCATTATGGTGATCTTTAATATCTTAACCAAGGGAACCTTTGTTTCAGCCCGAAACCTGACAAACCTATACTTGCAGACCGGATATATTGCCGTGCTAGCAACCGGTATGGTTCTTGTCATTATTGCTGGTCATATTGACTTGTCGGTTGGTTCGATTGCTGCTTTCACTGGTGCAATCGCTGCAATCCTACAGGTGAAAATGGGATTACCAACGATTCCAACGGTCTTGATCACCTTGCTCGTGGGTGCCTTGATTGGTTGCTGGCAAGGCTTCTGGATTGCCTACCGAAAAGTTCCTGCTTTTATCGTAACACTAGCCAGTATGCTTATGTTCCGCGGTGCAGTTATTGCCATTACCAAGGGCCAAACCATTGGACCTTTTTCCGACAGCTTCAACAGAATGTCGGTTGGTTATTTACCGGATATCGCGAACTTTGAAGGAATTCATCTTCTTTCTTTGTTAATTGGTGTTGTGGGGATCGTCATCTATGCGGTCATGGAATTCAACAAGCGCGAAAAACGCCGCGGGTATGGATTTGAAGTGCTTCCCATTCAGTTTTTTATTGGAAAATTAATACTTGTCAGTGGATTAATCCTTGCATTTATTTTATCCATGGCACTTTATAAAGGGATTCCATATACCGTTATTATTGTTGTTTTATTAATTGGTCTTTATACCTTTATTACAACGAAAACACCCTTAGGCAGACATGTCTATGCAATCGGTGGTAACCTAGAAGCTGCAAGACTATCGGGAATCAGTGCCCGTAAGACCTTATTCAAAGTGTTTGTTTCCATGGGTACGCTCGCGGCACTTTCAGGCATGATCTATAGCGCAAGATTGAACTCGGCAGCACCTTCGGCCGGAAACCTATTTGAACTCGACGCGATTGCTGCGTCCTTCATTGGTGGCGCTTCCGCCAGCGGTGGGGTAGGCACCGTTTTTGGCGCCATCATTGGTGCCTTGGTCATGGCATCCATCAACAACGGCATGTCATTATTAAACCTGGATATATCGTATCAATACTTGATCAAAGGACTCGTTCTTTTGCTAGCAGTATGGTTTGATATTTCTACACGAAATAAGAACAAGTAA
- a CDS encoding XRE family transcriptional regulator, which translates to MNRIAEKIQTARRKAGLSEKQLAKKCGLAASYIMQVETGKKIINEATADRILAALGEEIALVDVSDMREEPQQAVRKKRPVQSPSFTVEPNEQWANALEGVIKKYPIFENKSNKAVGMKELPIIGKKVEGHHPDKLLFVKASNNEVEALRIKSGDVVMVLKTKEIQNNNIYLLEVGKERIIRKVRRENNKVRLFRNHIDAGSELLPMADIKLIGKCMKIEISL; encoded by the coding sequence ATGAATAGAATTGCAGAAAAAATTCAAACAGCAAGACGGAAAGCAGGATTATCTGAGAAACAGTTGGCAAAGAAATGCGGGTTGGCAGCAAGTTATATCATGCAAGTAGAAACTGGGAAGAAGATTATCAATGAGGCAACCGCCGATCGAATATTGGCAGCCCTAGGGGAAGAAATCGCTCTTGTGGATGTGTCAGATATGAGAGAAGAACCGCAACAAGCGGTTAGAAAAAAACGACCCGTTCAATCCCCAAGCTTTACGGTTGAGCCCAACGAGCAGTGGGCGAATGCGTTAGAAGGCGTTATTAAAAAGTATCCCATCTTTGAGAATAAAAGCAACAAAGCAGTAGGTATGAAAGAATTGCCGATTATCGGAAAGAAAGTAGAAGGCCATCATCCGGATAAACTTCTTTTTGTAAAAGCATCCAACAATGAGGTGGAAGCGCTTCGAATAAAAAGCGGCGATGTTGTGATGGTTTTAAAGACAAAGGAAATTCAAAATAATAATATTTACTTGCTGGAAGTCGGCAAGGAACGCATCATTCGTAAAGTCCGCAGAGAAAATAATAAAGTGCGCTTGTTCCGCAATCATATCGATGCTGGATCAGAGTTGCTTCCGATGGCGGATATCAAATTGATTGGGAAGTGCATGAAAATAGAAATTAGTTTATAA
- the gguA gene encoding sugar ABC transporter ATP-binding protein: MADFILEMKNITKEFPGVKALDAVDFKVKRGEILCLVGENGAGKSTLMKVLSGVYPHGTYTGDIVLNGEVQTFSNIKDSEKVGVAIIYQELALIPEMSVYENIFLGNEIKKGSVIDWNETILKAQNVLKKVNLDVNPDTPVKELGVGKQQLIEIAKQLAKDVKLLILDEPTAALNDDDSANLLEILKDLRSQGITCIMISHKLNEVMEVANEVTVLRDGQTVATMDRGVQEIDENEIVRLMVGRELTNRYPARDVEIEDILMEVKNWNVYDSSNKKVIDNANFHVRRGEIIGISGLMGAGRTELAMSIFGKSFGAKIEGDLILNEKRIELNSPKQSIEAGINYLTEDRKEKGLILIQDIKNNISISSLQMITHRNVINANEEIKNAEEYRKALQIKTPNVEQKVMNLSGGNQQKVVLSKCLLTSPDVLIVDEPTRGIDVGSKYEIYTIMNEYVSRGKSIIMISSELPEIIGMSDRVYVMFEGRLVAEIPKERMTQEEIMKYSIGQGENANG; encoded by the coding sequence ATGGCTGATTTTATTCTAGAAATGAAGAATATAACAAAAGAGTTTCCGGGCGTAAAAGCTTTGGATGCCGTTGATTTCAAAGTCAAAAGAGGTGAAATCCTTTGTCTTGTTGGTGAGAATGGCGCTGGTAAATCAACACTTATGAAAGTATTAAGTGGGGTCTATCCCCATGGAACATACACTGGAGATATTGTATTAAATGGTGAGGTACAAACGTTTTCGAACATTAAAGACAGTGAAAAAGTTGGAGTCGCAATCATCTATCAAGAGTTGGCGCTGATTCCAGAAATGAGTGTGTACGAGAATATTTTCCTTGGAAATGAAATTAAAAAGGGTTCTGTGATTGACTGGAATGAAACCATTCTAAAGGCGCAGAATGTTTTGAAAAAAGTAAATTTAGATGTGAATCCCGATACGCCGGTTAAGGAATTGGGTGTTGGTAAACAACAATTGATCGAGATCGCCAAGCAATTAGCAAAAGATGTAAAACTATTGATTCTAGATGAACCGACAGCAGCATTAAATGATGATGACAGCGCGAACCTGTTAGAAATTTTGAAGGATTTAAGGAGTCAGGGAATTACTTGTATCATGATTTCTCATAAATTGAATGAAGTGATGGAAGTAGCAAATGAAGTCACCGTATTGCGTGATGGTCAAACGGTTGCAACCATGGACCGTGGTGTGCAAGAGATTGATGAGAATGAGATTGTCAGATTGATGGTCGGTCGGGAATTGACCAATCGATATCCGGCAAGAGATGTTGAAATTGAAGATATTTTAATGGAAGTCAAGAATTGGAATGTCTATGACTCCAGCAACAAAAAAGTGATAGACAATGCGAATTTTCATGTAAGACGTGGTGAGATCATCGGGATCTCTGGTTTAATGGGTGCAGGTCGAACTGAGTTAGCCATGAGTATTTTTGGAAAGTCTTTTGGTGCAAAAATCGAAGGGGATTTGATTCTGAATGAGAAGCGGATTGAATTGAACTCTCCCAAACAATCGATTGAAGCTGGAATCAACTATTTGACAGAGGACCGAAAAGAGAAAGGCTTGATTTTGATTCAGGATATCAAGAATAACATTTCGATCTCTAGTTTACAGATGATTACACATCGAAATGTCATTAATGCCAATGAAGAAATTAAAAATGCTGAGGAATATCGAAAGGCATTGCAGATAAAAACACCGAATGTAGAGCAAAAAGTCATGAACCTTAGCGGTGGAAATCAACAGAAGGTTGTTTTGAGCAAATGCTTACTGACATCCCCGGATGTATTGATTGTTGATGAGCCGACTCGAGGGATTGATGTTGGGTCAAAATATGAAATTTATACGATTATGAATGAGTATGTATCACGCGGAAAATCGATCATAATGATTTCATCAGAATTACCTGAAATTATTGGGATGAGCGATCGGGTATATGTCATGTTTGAGGGCAGGCTGGTTGCTGAAATACCAAAAGAGCGAATGACCCAAGAAGAGATTATGAAATACTCAATCGGTCAAGGAGAGAATGCCAATGGATAA